From a region of the Cyclopterus lumpus isolate fCycLum1 chromosome 5, fCycLum1.pri, whole genome shotgun sequence genome:
- the LOC117730900 gene encoding cytochrome b561 domain-containing protein 2 isoform X2, protein MVYNKENGSELRIYAWTRTASAVLSHCLCIVFTVFIAVLSRPGTSWFSWHPFLMTLAFSFFMTEAILLFSPYGSPLKKFSHKTKGCVHWFLQVSCVSCAVLGLAAIFYNKHLNGKPHFTSWHGLLGLFTVCVVGLQSVAAVPLVYHSLAKGWSLAKLKRYHTATGLVTYLLGSASLLLGLSSAWFTGSVGEYTWYLSALSSALNALIIMNQVSSAYTAKKRLQS, encoded by the exons ATGGTCTACAACAAAGAGAATGGGTCTGAGCTCCGGATCTACGCTTGGACCAGAACAGCTTCCGCAGTTCTGTCGCACTGTCTCTGCATCGTCTTCACTGTGTTCATCGCAGTTCTGTCCCGACCGGGTACAA GTTGGTTTTCCTGGCATCCTTTCTTGATGACACTAGCA TTCTCCTTCTTCATGACAGAAGCCATACTTCTTTTCTCCCCCTATGGCTCCCCATTGAAAAAGTTCTCACACAAGACAAAAGGTTGCGTTCACTGGTTCCTGCAGGTCAGCTGTGTGTCCTGTGCAGTCCTGGGTCTTGCAGCCATCTTTTACAACAAACACCTGAACGGTAAACCCCACTTCACCTCGTGGCACGGCCTGCTGGGCCTGTTCacggtgtgtgtggtggggctGCAGTCTGTGGCAGCTGTGCCTCTAGTCTACCACTCTCTGGCCAAAGGCTGGTCTCTGGCCAAACTCAAACGCTACCATACAGCAACTGGACTTGTCACATACCTGCTAGGCAGTGCCAGCCTGCTCCTGGGCCTCAGCTCTGCCTGGTTTACTGGATCAGTCGGGGAATACACCTGGTACCTGTCCgccctctcctctgctctcaaTGCCCTAATCATAATGAACCAAGTCAGCAGCGCATACACTGCAAAGAAACGGCTGCAGTCCTGA
- the LOC117730900 gene encoding cytochrome b561 domain-containing protein 2 isoform X1: protein MVYNKENGSELRIYAWTRTASAVLSHCLCIVFTVFIAVLSRPGTISFILGWFSWHPFLMTLAFSFFMTEAILLFSPYGSPLKKFSHKTKGCVHWFLQVSCVSCAVLGLAAIFYNKHLNGKPHFTSWHGLLGLFTVCVVGLQSVAAVPLVYHSLAKGWSLAKLKRYHTATGLVTYLLGSASLLLGLSSAWFTGSVGEYTWYLSALSSALNALIIMNQVSSAYTAKKRLQS from the exons ATGGTCTACAACAAAGAGAATGGGTCTGAGCTCCGGATCTACGCTTGGACCAGAACAGCTTCCGCAGTTCTGTCGCACTGTCTCTGCATCGTCTTCACTGTGTTCATCGCAGTTCTGTCCCGACCGGGTACAA TTAGTTTTATTTTAGGTTGGTTTTCCTGGCATCCTTTCTTGATGACACTAGCA TTCTCCTTCTTCATGACAGAAGCCATACTTCTTTTCTCCCCCTATGGCTCCCCATTGAAAAAGTTCTCACACAAGACAAAAGGTTGCGTTCACTGGTTCCTGCAGGTCAGCTGTGTGTCCTGTGCAGTCCTGGGTCTTGCAGCCATCTTTTACAACAAACACCTGAACGGTAAACCCCACTTCACCTCGTGGCACGGCCTGCTGGGCCTGTTCacggtgtgtgtggtggggctGCAGTCTGTGGCAGCTGTGCCTCTAGTCTACCACTCTCTGGCCAAAGGCTGGTCTCTGGCCAAACTCAAACGCTACCATACAGCAACTGGACTTGTCACATACCTGCTAGGCAGTGCCAGCCTGCTCCTGGGCCTCAGCTCTGCCTGGTTTACTGGATCAGTCGGGGAATACACCTGGTACCTGTCCgccctctcctctgctctcaaTGCCCTAATCATAATGAACCAAGTCAGCAGCGCATACACTGCAAAGAAACGGCTGCAGTCCTGA